A stretch of Bradyrhizobium sp. AZCC 2262 DNA encodes these proteins:
- a CDS encoding DUF4339 domain-containing protein translates to MSNRSWFYASSGQQQGPYPEAQLRDLITRGMVTADTLVWTEGMSGWQRAGEIPGLVPGGSSPPSVPHPGAPPMAGSYSGGPLSIDFGILEFTWRSIVLLLGLIFIIPAPWVLVWYIKWIVPCVRVPGRPNLSFEGQAMTLVPWFFGFVVLMIGVGFIGSQLLSNLMILVQMALYWLFLKWFIANLASNGQPLELSFSGSVWAYLGWAILAAISVITIIGWAWVYVAWLRWFCRNIQGTRREVLFIGSGLEFLWRAIVAALVSFFIIPIPWMYRWMSQWLASQTVLAERGAHANA, encoded by the coding sequence ATGTCGAACCGATCGTGGTTTTATGCATCCAGTGGCCAACAACAGGGCCCTTATCCGGAGGCCCAGCTGCGCGACCTCATTACCCGGGGCATGGTCACTGCGGACACGTTGGTCTGGACTGAGGGGATGTCGGGCTGGCAGCGAGCCGGAGAAATTCCCGGCCTGGTTCCCGGCGGATCAAGCCCGCCGTCCGTCCCGCATCCCGGCGCGCCGCCAATGGCCGGGAGCTATAGCGGCGGTCCGCTGTCGATCGACTTCGGGATCCTGGAGTTCACGTGGCGCAGTATCGTGCTGCTGCTCGGTCTTATCTTCATCATCCCCGCACCGTGGGTCCTGGTCTGGTACATCAAGTGGATCGTCCCGTGCGTGCGCGTGCCTGGACGGCCGAACCTCAGCTTCGAGGGCCAGGCGATGACGCTCGTTCCCTGGTTTTTTGGCTTCGTCGTCCTCATGATTGGCGTTGGCTTTATCGGTAGCCAGTTGCTCAGCAATCTGATGATCCTCGTTCAGATGGCCCTGTACTGGTTGTTTCTCAAATGGTTCATCGCGAATCTTGCGTCCAACGGGCAGCCGCTCGAGCTCAGTTTCTCCGGCTCGGTCTGGGCTTACCTCGGTTGGGCCATTCTTGCGGCCATCTCGGTCATCACCATCATCGGCTGGGCCTGGGTTTACGTAGCCTGGCTGCGATGGTTTTGCCGCAATATCCAGGGCACGCGGCGCGAAGTCCTCTTCATCGGCAGCGGCCTGGAGTTTCTGTGGCGTGCAATCGTGGCGGCTCTCGTCAGCTTCTTCATCATCCCGATACCGTGGATGTATCGCTGGATGTCACAGTGGCTGGCGTCGCAGACTGTTTTGGCCGAGCGAGGCGCGCACGCGAACGCCTAA
- the infC gene encoding translation initiation factor IF-3, translating into MRRPNRAPPAATKDGPRTNDDIRNAQIQLIDQTGLNHGTVETVVAIKMALEAGMDLVEISPNNNPPVCKIMDYGKFKYSAQKKAAEARKKQKIVEIKEIKLRPMIDDHDYDVKMRAMQRFFEEGDKVKITLRYRGREMAHQEIGTKLLDKVKADVAEFAKVEQDARFEGRQVVMVLAPR; encoded by the coding sequence ATTCGCCGTCCCAACAGAGCCCCGCCCGCTGCAACCAAAGACGGGCCGCGCACCAATGATGATATCCGCAACGCACAGATCCAGCTGATCGATCAGACCGGCCTCAACCACGGAACAGTCGAAACCGTGGTGGCCATCAAGATGGCGCTTGAGGCGGGCATGGATCTCGTCGAGATTTCGCCGAACAACAATCCTCCCGTTTGCAAGATTATGGACTACGGGAAGTTCAAGTATTCGGCACAGAAGAAAGCCGCCGAGGCGCGCAAGAAGCAGAAGATCGTCGAGATCAAGGAGATCAAGCTGCGGCCGATGATCGACGATCACGATTACGACGTGAAGATGCGCGCGATGCAGCGGTTCTTCGAGGAAGGCGACAAGGTCAAGATCACCTTGCGCTACCGTGGCCGCGAAATGGCGCACCAGGAAATCGGCACCAAGCTTCTGGACAAGGTCAAGGCCGACGTCGCCGAGTTCGCCAAGGTCGAGCAGGACGCACGTTTCGAAGGCCGCCAGGTCGTGATGGTGCTGGCGCCGCGCTAA
- a CDS encoding nuclear transport factor 2 family protein — MNPSTMLRAFCDAVEQRNGKAFSELFTEDGVYHDVFYGAFEGRAKIAGMIEDWFYRTATDFRWDMHGPVSDGETLYARYTFSYRSTLPEAEGARAMFEGVAIMRLRDGKITEYHEVANTAPAFVDIKFAPARIAKIVAKQGAALKARPEMKRHLAE, encoded by the coding sequence ATGAACCCATCCACCATGCTCCGCGCCTTCTGCGACGCCGTCGAACAGCGCAACGGCAAGGCTTTCTCGGAACTGTTCACCGAGGACGGCGTCTATCACGACGTGTTCTACGGCGCGTTCGAGGGCCGCGCGAAAATCGCCGGGATGATCGAGGACTGGTTCTATCGCACGGCCACCGATTTTCGCTGGGACATGCACGGTCCCGTCAGCGACGGCGAGACGCTCTATGCGCGCTACACCTTCAGCTACCGTTCGACGCTGCCGGAGGCGGAAGGGGCGCGCGCGATGTTCGAAGGTGTTGCGATCATGCGGCTGCGCGACGGCAAGATCACGGAGTACCACGAGGTCGCCAACACTGCGCCGGCCTTCGTCGACATCAAGTTTGCGCCGGCGCGTATTGCCAAGATCGTTGCCAAGCAGGGCGCGGCGCTGAAGGCGCGGCCGGAGATGAAGCGGCATCTGGCGGAGTGA
- a CDS encoding undecaprenyl-diphosphate phosphatase produces the protein MMSDAVKAVILGIIEGITEFLPVSSTGHMLLAQRFFGLGEGAFWQSFVILIQLGAILAIVVLYFGKLWRVALGMFTNPDDRRFVIGVLVAFLPAVVVGLAVGKYIKELLFNPWVVCFTLIVGGAILLWVDQLDLKPHEDDATRYPLLMYLWIGIAQCVAMIPGVSRSGASIVAAMLLGADKRSAAEFSFFLAIPTMIGAFAYDFYKNRGEMTIDHIGVIAIGFVVSFITAIIVVRTFLNYVTRHGFTFFAWWRVIIGTLGLIALALGR, from the coding sequence ATGATGTCGGATGCAGTGAAAGCGGTGATTCTCGGCATCATCGAGGGTATCACGGAATTTCTACCCGTTTCCTCCACCGGCCACATGCTGCTGGCGCAGCGCTTCTTCGGCCTTGGCGAGGGCGCCTTCTGGCAGAGCTTTGTGATCCTGATTCAGCTCGGCGCGATCCTTGCCATCGTCGTGCTGTATTTCGGCAAGCTGTGGCGCGTGGCGCTCGGCATGTTCACCAACCCCGACGACCGCCGGTTCGTGATCGGCGTTCTGGTGGCGTTCCTGCCGGCGGTCGTCGTTGGCCTGGCTGTCGGCAAATACATCAAGGAGCTGCTGTTCAATCCGTGGGTGGTGTGTTTCACGCTGATCGTCGGCGGTGCGATCCTGCTGTGGGTCGATCAGCTCGATCTCAAGCCGCACGAGGACGACGCCACGCGCTATCCGCTGCTGATGTATCTGTGGATCGGCATCGCGCAATGCGTCGCGATGATCCCCGGCGTGTCGCGCTCCGGCGCCAGCATCGTGGCGGCGATGCTGCTCGGCGCCGACAAGCGATCGGCGGCGGAGTTCTCGTTCTTTCTCGCGATCCCCACGATGATTGGCGCATTCGCCTATGATTTCTACAAGAACCGCGGCGAGATGACGATCGACCACATCGGCGTCATCGCGATCGGATTCGTGGTGTCGTTCATCACGGCAATCATCGTGGTGAGGACGTTCCTGAACTACGTCACACGCCACGGGTTCACGTTCTTTGCGTGGTGGCGCGTCATCATCGGCACGCTCGGCCTGATCGCGCTGGCGCTGGGGCGATAA
- a CDS encoding ammonium transporter, whose translation MGAPSYRAAGKAALVTLAASSLATPALAAETSTINAADTAWMIAATALVLMMTIPGLALFYSGMVRKKNVLATMAQSLAAVAIISILWVMFGYSLAFVGDGPWIGTLDRWFLIGMTMESVNPAAKTIPEALFMLYQMTFAIITVALVAGAVADRMRFSAYLLFSVGWFMFVYVPLAHWVWGGGFLATAGVLDFAGGLVVHLSAGVGGLVAATVIGRRHGYGSENLAPFDLSLAVIGTGLLWVGWFGFNGGSALAANSRAVMAITATHLAACAGALTWAAIEWATRRKPSVLGMISGAVAGLGTITPASGFVAPWHGVIIGVVAGTLCFWACTWLKQRFKYDDSLDVFGVHGIGGLTGTLLAGVFAVNAIGGTAGLIEGNPQQVLTQLYGIAATFVWSGGVTFALLKLVGVFAPLRVSMQQELEGLDISQHGEALQ comes from the coding sequence ATGGGGGCACCATCGTATCGTGCAGCGGGGAAGGCTGCGCTCGTCACGCTTGCGGCGAGCTCGCTCGCAACGCCGGCCCTGGCCGCCGAGACGTCGACCATCAATGCCGCCGACACCGCGTGGATGATCGCCGCCACCGCGCTGGTCTTGATGATGACGATACCGGGCCTGGCGCTGTTCTATTCCGGCATGGTGCGCAAGAAGAACGTACTGGCGACGATGGCGCAGAGCCTTGCGGCCGTTGCGATCATCTCGATCCTGTGGGTGATGTTCGGCTATTCGCTGGCCTTCGTCGGCGATGGTCCGTGGATCGGCACGCTCGATCGCTGGTTCCTGATCGGCATGACGATGGAGAGCGTCAACCCGGCGGCGAAGACGATTCCGGAAGCGCTTTTCATGCTGTACCAGATGACGTTTGCGATCATCACGGTGGCGCTGGTGGCGGGCGCGGTGGCGGACCGGATGCGGTTTTCAGCCTATCTCCTGTTCTCCGTCGGCTGGTTCATGTTCGTCTATGTGCCGCTCGCACACTGGGTATGGGGCGGCGGCTTCCTCGCAACCGCGGGCGTTCTGGATTTCGCCGGCGGTCTGGTCGTGCATCTTTCCGCCGGCGTCGGCGGCCTGGTTGCCGCGACGGTGATCGGCCGGCGTCACGGCTACGGCAGCGAGAACCTCGCGCCGTTCGACCTGTCGCTCGCCGTGATCGGCACCGGATTGTTGTGGGTCGGCTGGTTCGGCTTCAATGGCGGATCGGCGCTGGCCGCGAACTCGCGCGCGGTGATGGCGATCACCGCGACACATCTGGCCGCTTGCGCCGGCGCACTGACCTGGGCCGCGATCGAATGGGCGACCCGGCGCAAGCCGTCGGTGCTCGGCATGATATCAGGCGCGGTCGCGGGCCTCGGAACGATTACACCCGCCTCCGGATTCGTCGCGCCGTGGCACGGCGTCATCATCGGCGTCGTAGCGGGAACGCTTTGTTTCTGGGCCTGCACCTGGCTCAAGCAGCGCTTCAAATATGACGACTCGCTCGACGTGTTCGGCGTCCACGGCATTGGCGGATTGACCGGCACGCTGCTCGCCGGCGTCTTTGCGGTGAACGCGATCGGCGGTACGGCCGGCCTGATCGAGGGCAATCCACAGCAGGTGCTGACCCAGCTCTACGGCATCGCGGCTACTTTCGTGTGGTCCGGCGGCGTCACCTTTGCGCTGCTCAAGCTGGTCGGCGTGTTCGCACCGCTGCGGGTGTCGATGCAGCAGGAGCTGGAAGGCCTCGATATCTCCCAGCACGGCGAAGCGCTGCAATAG
- a CDS encoding ubiquinone biosynthesis hydroxylase produces MAAQRSIVICGGAFAGLALALAFRQGLGADIPVIVADPALAVRPSRDPRATAIVAACRRLFGALGVWDQVAADSQAILDMVVTDSKLEDATRPVFLTFAGDVEPGEPFAHMVENRRLIDVLVARAEAEGIDLRATAVSTYDSRSDGVTVTLADGNVIEASLLVAADGARSKLRERAGIATHGWDYDQSGIVVTVGHERDHHGRAEEHFLPAGPFAILPLTGKRSSLVWTESRGEAARITALGEAEFHDELEKRFGLHLGEIKALDKPRAFPLGYFVARSFIAERLALVGDAAHVIHPIAGQGLNMGLKDVAALAEVVVDAARLGIDPGQADVLDRYQRWRRFDTMAMGLATNSLNFLFSNESTLLRTVRDIGLGLVDRAPPLKSLFIRQAAGLSGEVPRLLKGEAL; encoded by the coding sequence ATGGCGGCACAGCGAAGCATTGTCATCTGCGGCGGCGCCTTTGCCGGGCTGGCGCTGGCGCTGGCGTTCCGCCAGGGCCTCGGCGCGGATATTCCTGTCATTGTGGCCGATCCGGCCCTGGCGGTGCGGCCGAGCCGCGATCCGCGGGCGACCGCCATTGTGGCCGCGTGCCGGCGGTTGTTCGGGGCGCTCGGCGTCTGGGACCAGGTGGCCGCCGACTCCCAAGCCATCCTCGACATGGTCGTCACCGATTCCAAACTGGAGGATGCCACCCGTCCGGTGTTCCTGACCTTTGCCGGCGATGTCGAACCTGGCGAACCCTTCGCCCACATGGTCGAAAACCGCCGTCTGATCGATGTGCTGGTTGCGCGTGCCGAGGCTGAAGGCATCGATCTCCGGGCTACGGCGGTTTCCACCTACGATTCACGTTCCGATGGCGTCACCGTGACGCTCGCGGACGGCAATGTCATCGAGGCGAGCCTGCTGGTCGCCGCTGACGGCGCGCGCTCAAAACTGCGCGAGCGGGCCGGCATCGCCACCCACGGCTGGGACTACGATCAATCCGGCATCGTCGTCACCGTGGGTCATGAGCGGGACCATCATGGCCGCGCTGAAGAGCATTTTCTCCCGGCGGGTCCGTTCGCGATCCTGCCGCTGACCGGAAAACGCTCGTCGCTGGTGTGGACCGAGAGCCGCGGCGAGGCCGCGCGCATCACCGCGCTCGGCGAAGCCGAGTTCCACGATGAACTCGAGAAGCGCTTCGGCCTGCACCTCGGCGAGATCAAGGCGCTCGACAAGCCGCGCGCGTTTCCGCTCGGCTATTTCGTCGCGCGTTCATTCATCGCCGAGCGGCTGGCGCTGGTCGGCGACGCCGCGCACGTCATTCATCCGATCGCTGGGCAGGGCCTCAACATGGGCCTGAAGGACGTCGCGGCGCTGGCCGAAGTGGTGGTCGATGCGGCGCGGCTCGGCATCGATCCCGGGCAGGCCGATGTGCTCGATCGCTACCAGCGTTGGCGGCGCTTCGACACCATGGCGATGGGGCTTGCGACCAATTCGCTGAACTTCCTGTTCTCGAACGAATCGACCTTGTTGCGCACCGTGCGCGATATCGGGCTCGGCCTCGTCGATCGCGCGCCGCCGCTCAAGAGCCTGTTCATCCGCCAGGCCGCGGGTTTGTCCGGCGAAGTGCCGCGGCTGTTGAAGGGCGAGGCGTTGTAG
- the tesB gene encoding acyl-CoA thioesterase II, translated as MSKGLIDLISILDLEQLEVNLFRGNSPKTSWQRVFGGQVIGQAMVAACRTVEGRLPHSIHCYFILPGDPQIPIIYQVERLRDGKSYSTRRVTAIQHGNAIFSIMVSFHAEEEGAFNHQEKMPDVPPPEKLTAEEVSKQPMFKEMPEFIRRYYESDRPIELRPVELGRYFGQTIDDGRIHVWIRTAAKLPDDPALHLCALAYASDFSLLDAVMARYGRTLFDKRMMPASLDHAMWFHRPFRADEWLLYAQDSPSAQDGRGLTRGLIFKPDGTLVASVAQEGSVRQRK; from the coding sequence ATGTCCAAGGGTTTGATTGACCTGATTTCCATTCTCGATCTCGAACAGCTCGAGGTGAACCTGTTCCGAGGCAACAGCCCGAAGACGAGCTGGCAGCGGGTGTTCGGCGGCCAGGTGATCGGGCAAGCCATGGTGGCGGCATGCCGCACCGTCGAGGGCCGCCTGCCGCATTCAATCCATTGCTATTTCATCCTGCCCGGCGATCCGCAGATCCCGATCATCTACCAGGTCGAACGCCTGCGCGACGGCAAGAGCTATTCGACCCGTCGCGTCACCGCGATCCAACATGGCAACGCCATCTTCTCGATCATGGTGTCGTTCCATGCGGAAGAGGAAGGCGCGTTCAACCATCAGGAAAAGATGCCGGATGTCCCGCCGCCGGAAAAACTCACGGCGGAGGAAGTATCGAAGCAGCCGATGTTCAAGGAGATGCCGGAGTTCATCCGCCGCTATTATGAATCCGATCGCCCGATCGAACTGCGCCCGGTCGAGCTCGGACGTTACTTCGGCCAGACGATCGACGACGGGCGCATCCATGTCTGGATTCGCACCGCCGCCAAGCTGCCCGACGATCCGGCGCTGCATTTGTGCGCGCTGGCCTATGCGTCGGATTTCTCGCTGCTCGATGCGGTGATGGCGCGCTATGGCCGCACGCTGTTCGACAAGCGCATGATGCCGGCCAGCCTCGATCACGCGATGTGGTTTCACCGGCCGTTCCGCGCCGACGAATGGCTGCTCTACGCGCAGGACTCGCCGAGCGCGCAAGACGGCCGCGGATTGACCCGCGGCCTGATCTTCAAGCCCGACGGCACGCTGGTGGCGTCCGTCGCCCAGGAAGGCTCTGTGCGCCAGCGCAAGTAA
- a CDS encoding alpha/beta hydrolase → MTNSATIDQEPTFIEVGEGDARRRIAVRARAGCGPGLFWLGGFNSDMRGTKALALDAWAAEHGRACTRFDYSGHGESGGAFIDGTIGRWLEEGIAVFEQFCRGPQVVIGSSMGGWMALLLARAIANREAAAALAGLVLIAPAPDFTELLMWNAFSDEVREEIRTQGVWMRPSEYGDGAPYPITRALIEEGRNHLLLGSAIEVGCPVRILQGAQDPDVPWQHAFALAHRLPAEDVVLTMIQDGDHRLSRPQDIARIMAAVAEMG, encoded by the coding sequence ATGACCAATTCAGCAACAATCGACCAGGAACCGACCTTTATCGAGGTGGGGGAGGGCGATGCCCGCCGCAGGATTGCCGTGCGGGCCCGTGCCGGCTGCGGGCCCGGGCTGTTCTGGCTCGGTGGCTTCAATTCCGATATGCGGGGCACCAAGGCCTTGGCGCTGGACGCCTGGGCTGCGGAACATGGCCGGGCCTGCACCAGGTTCGATTATTCCGGCCATGGCGAATCAGGCGGCGCGTTCATCGACGGCACCATCGGACGCTGGCTGGAAGAGGGTATCGCCGTGTTTGAGCAGTTCTGCCGGGGGCCGCAGGTCGTGATCGGCTCGTCGATGGGCGGCTGGATGGCGCTGCTGCTGGCGCGCGCGATCGCCAACCGCGAGGCGGCGGCTGCGCTCGCCGGCCTGGTCCTGATCGCGCCGGCGCCCGACTTCACCGAGCTCTTGATGTGGAACGCATTCTCCGACGAGGTCCGCGAGGAGATCAGGACCCAGGGCGTGTGGATGCGGCCGTCGGAGTATGGCGACGGCGCGCCCTATCCGATCACGCGCGCGCTGATCGAGGAGGGTCGCAACCATCTCCTGCTCGGCAGCGCCATCGAAGTCGGATGCCCGGTGCGCATCCTGCAGGGCGCGCAGGACCCCGACGTGCCCTGGCAGCACGCTTTCGCGCTGGCGCACCGCCTGCCGGCCGAGGACGTGGTGCTGACCATGATCCAGGACGGCGACCACCGCCTGTCGCGCCCGCAGGATATCGCGAGGATTATGGCGGCGGTGGCGGAGATGGGGTGA
- a CDS encoding P-II family nitrogen regulator: MKLVVAIIKPFKLDEVRQALTAIGVHGMTVTEVKGYGRQKGHTEIYRGAEYVVNFLPKLRIEIAVASDVADKAVEVITANARTGQIGDGKIFVTPIDHALRIRTGETDSDAL, from the coding sequence ATGAAACTCGTCGTCGCGATCATCAAACCCTTCAAGCTTGACGAGGTGCGTCAGGCGCTGACGGCCATCGGCGTCCACGGCATGACGGTGACCGAGGTCAAGGGCTACGGCCGCCAGAAGGGCCACACCGAAATCTATCGCGGCGCCGAATATGTCGTGAACTTCCTGCCCAAGCTCCGAATCGAAATCGCGGTCGCCTCCGACGTCGCCGACAAGGCGGTCGAGGTCATTACCGCGAACGCGCGTACCGGGCAGATCGGCGACGGCAAGATCTTCGTGACGCCGATCGACCACGCTCTGCGAATCCGCACCGGCGAGACCGACAGCGACGCGCTCTGA
- the queG gene encoding tRNA epoxyqueuosine(34) reductase QueG, whose protein sequence is MAGGRAGLAHLCGPRLLNEAVKLSGTDLKAALAREAETLGFDCLGVTDPDAVGNAGKYFREFLEAGAHGDMDWLAAQPERRMDPRVLWPGVRSIIMLGVNYGPAENPLALLAKRTRGAISAYAQGDDYHDVIKKRLKALARWLVAASGEEVKVFIDTAAVMEKPLAQAAGLGWQGKHTNLVSREFGSWLFLGAIFSASDLPRDAADADHCGSCNACQEICPTAAFPAPYKLDARRCISYLTIENKGPIPHEFRKGIGNRIYGCDDCLAVCPWNKFAQEGREAKLAARAELQAPSLSELARLDDAAFRALFSKSPVKRIGRDRFVRNVLIAIGNADDASLAPAAERLLDDASPLVRGAAVWALSQLVEREQFDALAAKATGSETDDDVRAEWHVARPSS, encoded by the coding sequence ATGGCTGGCGGGCGTGCCGGCCTCGCGCACCTATGTGGACCTCGACTTCTGAACGAGGCGGTCAAACTCTCCGGCACCGATCTGAAGGCCGCGCTCGCACGCGAAGCGGAGACGCTCGGGTTCGATTGCCTCGGGGTGACCGATCCCGACGCGGTCGGCAACGCCGGAAAATATTTTCGCGAATTCCTCGAGGCCGGCGCGCATGGCGACATGGACTGGCTCGCGGCGCAGCCGGAACGGCGGATGGATCCGCGCGTGCTGTGGCCCGGCGTGCGCTCGATCATCATGCTCGGCGTCAACTACGGCCCGGCCGAAAATCCGCTCGCGCTTCTTGCGAAGCGAACGCGCGGCGCGATCTCCGCCTACGCGCAGGGCGACGACTACCACGACGTCATCAAGAAGCGTTTGAAGGCGCTGGCGCGGTGGCTGGTGGCGGCGTCAGGCGAAGAAGTAAAAGTGTTCATCGATACCGCAGCCGTGATGGAAAAGCCGCTGGCACAGGCGGCGGGCCTCGGCTGGCAAGGCAAGCACACTAATCTGGTCTCGCGCGAATTCGGCTCGTGGCTGTTTCTCGGCGCGATCTTTTCCGCATCCGACCTGCCGCGCGACGCGGCTGACGCTGACCACTGCGGCTCCTGCAATGCCTGCCAGGAGATCTGCCCGACCGCGGCGTTCCCCGCGCCCTACAAGCTCGATGCGCGGCGCTGCATCTCGTACCTGACCATCGAGAACAAGGGACCTATTCCGCACGAATTCCGCAAGGGTATCGGCAACCGCATCTATGGCTGCGACGATTGTCTCGCCGTATGCCCGTGGAACAAATTTGCGCAGGAAGGCCGCGAAGCAAAGCTGGCCGCACGTGCGGAATTGCAGGCGCCTTCGCTTTCCGAGCTGGCGCGGCTCGACGACGCCGCGTTCCGCGCGCTGTTTTCGAAATCGCCGGTCAAGCGCATCGGCCGCGACCGCTTTGTCCGCAACGTGCTGATCGCGATTGGCAACGCCGACGATGCATCGCTGGCGCCGGCGGCCGAACGATTGCTGGACGATGCAAGCCCGCTGGTGCGCGGCGCGGCCGTATGGGCGCTGTCGCAGTTGGTCGAGCGGGAGCAATTTGACGCGCTGGCTGCAAAGGCGACGGGCAGCGAGACGGATGACGACGTGCGCGCGGAGTGGCACGTTGCTAGACCCTCATCCTGA
- a CDS encoding glutathione S-transferase family protein: MYTLYHHPFCPHSRFIRLALGEHGLDLRLVEERSWERREGFLVLNPAAATPVLMAEGFPPIPGAGIIAEYLDETHGLEAGERRLLPASMAERVEVRRLMAWFNEKFFEEVSNPLVTERIYKRFMSEENGGGAPSTDVIRAAKVNVRYHLAYIGWLAQTRNFLAGDRLTYADLAAAAHLSAIDYLGDVPWHEDEAAKAWYARVKSRPSFRPLLSEWLAGVPASRTYVDLDF; encoded by the coding sequence ATGTACACGCTCTATCATCATCCGTTCTGCCCGCATTCGCGCTTCATTCGCCTCGCGCTGGGCGAACACGGCCTCGACCTGCGCCTGGTGGAAGAGCGGTCCTGGGAGCGGCGTGAAGGGTTTCTCGTGCTCAATCCCGCGGCCGCCACGCCGGTCTTGATGGCCGAGGGCTTTCCGCCGATCCCGGGCGCCGGGATCATCGCCGAATATCTCGACGAGACGCACGGCCTGGAGGCGGGCGAGCGGCGGCTGTTGCCGGCCTCGATGGCTGAACGTGTCGAGGTGCGCCGGCTGATGGCGTGGTTCAACGAGAAATTCTTCGAAGAGGTGTCGAACCCGCTGGTGACCGAGCGCATCTACAAGCGCTTCATGAGCGAGGAGAATGGCGGCGGGGCGCCGTCGACCGACGTTATCCGCGCGGCCAAGGTCAATGTGCGCTATCATCTGGCTTATATCGGCTGGCTGGCGCAGACCCGGAATTTCCTCGCCGGCGACCGGCTGACCTACGCGGATCTCGCCGCCGCGGCGCATCTTTCGGCGATCGACTATCTGGGCGATGTGCCATGGCACGAGGACGAGGCGGCAAAGGCGTGGTACGCGCGGGTGAAATCCCGCCCGTCGTTCCGCCCGCTGCTCAGCGAATGGCTGGCGGGCGTGCCGGCCTCGCGCACCTATGTGGACCTCGACTTCTGA
- a CDS encoding acyl-CoA thioesterase domain-containing protein: protein MTKNQPFFTHDRDRDTFMPTPVSNGPWDLNSLHGRVVIGLLAHVIEQRHGSDDFVPARLTVDMFRLPNTTMLIEVTTKLVRDGKRIKVVEAEFISGGTSMARASCQLLRKTENAPGNVWSPPNWDVPKPSDIPKPTDPRLGMNGKWTTRPITGHMGALGPRRLWMSEVRALVEGIPMSPFVHVATGADFASPFANAGDQGLGYINSDVTLYLHRLPVTPWVGFDVVNHHATDGIAIGECWLYDEQGPIGTSTVAALAQRKPMTNVPPP from the coding sequence ATGACAAAAAACCAGCCGTTCTTCACCCACGACCGCGACAGAGATACTTTCATGCCCACGCCCGTCTCCAACGGCCCGTGGGACCTGAATTCGCTGCACGGCCGCGTCGTCATCGGCCTGCTCGCCCACGTGATCGAGCAGCGCCACGGCTCCGACGATTTCGTGCCGGCGCGGCTCACCGTCGACATGTTCCGCCTGCCCAACACCACGATGCTGATCGAGGTTACGACAAAACTCGTGCGCGACGGCAAGCGCATCAAGGTGGTGGAGGCCGAGTTCATCAGTGGCGGCACCAGCATGGCGCGCGCTTCCTGCCAGTTATTGCGCAAGACGGAAAACGCGCCGGGCAATGTCTGGTCGCCGCCGAACTGGGACGTGCCGAAACCGTCGGACATTCCAAAGCCGACCGATCCCCGGCTTGGCATGAACGGCAAATGGACCACGCGGCCGATCACAGGCCACATGGGCGCGCTCGGGCCCCGCCGGCTGTGGATGAGCGAGGTGCGCGCACTGGTCGAGGGCATCCCGATGTCGCCCTTCGTGCATGTCGCCACCGGCGCGGATTTCGCCAGCCCCTTCGCCAATGCCGGCGATCAGGGGCTCGGCTACATCAACAGCGACGTCACGCTCTATCTGCACCGGCTTCCGGTGACGCCATGGGTCGGCTTCGACGTGGTCAACCACCACGCCACCGACGGCATCGCCATCGGCGAATGCTGGCTCTATGATGAACAAGGCCCGATCGGGACCTCCACGGTGGCGGCGCTCGCGCAGCGCAAGCCGATGACCAACGTGCCGCCGCCGTAA